Proteins from one Thermobifida alba genomic window:
- a CDS encoding carbon-nitrogen hydrolase family protein — MVAVAVAQFAPGTDKRVNLARAAELVRSAADRGARVVVLPEYAMFTAPAIDHRFVESAEPLDGRYVSGLRELAREQGVYVVAGVNEALDEPGRFANTTVAVGPDAALVARYRKLHLYDAFGFTESAVVRPGEVTAPAVFSVDGLVFGLQTCYDLRFPEVTRRLADAGAQVVAVGAAWVPGPLKEEHWRLLVRARAVENTLYVAAAGQSAPMGSGNSMVVDPMGVVVTSLGEQEGVAVAEADPARVAQVREVNPALALRRFSVEPKYPA, encoded by the coding sequence ATGGTCGCGGTGGCCGTCGCGCAGTTCGCACCGGGAACGGACAAGCGGGTGAACCTGGCCCGAGCGGCCGAACTGGTGCGCTCGGCCGCCGATCGGGGGGCGCGGGTGGTGGTGCTGCCCGAGTACGCGATGTTCACCGCCCCGGCCATCGACCACCGGTTCGTGGAGTCGGCCGAGCCCCTGGACGGGCGCTACGTGTCGGGGCTGCGGGAGCTGGCGCGGGAGCAGGGCGTGTACGTCGTGGCCGGGGTGAACGAGGCGCTGGACGAGCCGGGGCGCTTCGCCAACACCACGGTGGCCGTCGGCCCCGACGCCGCACTGGTGGCCCGCTACCGCAAGCTGCACCTGTACGACGCCTTCGGGTTCACCGAGTCGGCGGTGGTGCGTCCGGGGGAGGTCACCGCCCCCGCGGTGTTCTCCGTCGACGGGCTCGTCTTCGGCTTGCAGACCTGTTACGACCTGCGTTTCCCCGAGGTCACGCGCAGGCTCGCCGACGCCGGGGCACAGGTGGTGGCGGTGGGCGCGGCATGGGTTCCGGGGCCGTTGAAGGAGGAGCACTGGCGCCTCCTGGTACGCGCCCGGGCCGTCGAGAACACCCTCTACGTCGCGGCGGCGGGGCAGAGTGCGCCGATGGGATCGGGCAACAGCATGGTCGTGGACCCGATGGGCGTGGTGGTGACGTCCCTGGGCGAGCAGGAGGGCGTCGCCGTGGCGGAGGCGGATCCCGCACGGGTGGCGCAGGTCCGCGAGGTCAATCCCGCCCTGGCGCTGCGGCGCTTCTCCGTCGAGCCGAAATACCCCGCGTGA